A window of Mercenaria mercenaria strain notata chromosome 16, MADL_Memer_1, whole genome shotgun sequence contains these coding sequences:
- the LOC123540633 gene encoding clathrin light chain B-like isoform X1: MTSDVSCNIKMADFDQFENPAPQQTEEDPAADFLAREQDELKGLEDDNFGTENAGGADDFDPFGGAGQQTGDSPQPTDDFTGGDFTGGETTQFDTNAGMGESNDQESGANDAYSAITQVDKQRAEPEKIRIWREENARRIAKKDEEEEKRVTEWREIAKKELDDWYKHHEEQLTKTKENNRESEAAFVAERDQTQPGEEWEKICRLCEFNPKNSKNTKDISRMRSILLQLKQTPLVR, encoded by the exons ATGACAAGTGACGTTTCCTGTAATATCAAGATGGCCGACTTTGATCAATTTGAGAATCCTGCTCCCCAACAAACCGAGGAAGATCCTGCTGCAGACTTCCTAGCCCGTGAACAGGATGAGCTAAAGGGTTTAGAAGATGATAACTTCGGTACAGAAAATGCTGGTG GTGCAGATGACTTTGATCCATTTGGGGGTGCAGGACAACAGACCGGTGACTCTCCACAGCCAACTGATGACTTTACAGGTGGCGACTTTACAGGAGGTGAAACCACACAG TTTGACACAAATGCTGGTATGGGCGAGTCCAATGATCAAGAATCAGGG gcTAATGATGCTTACTCAGCAATAACCCAGGTAGACAAACAGAGGGCAGAACCAGAGAAGATACGTATATGGCGAGAAGAAAATGCTCGTAGAATTGCAAAGAAAG atgaggAAGAGGAAAAACGTGTTACAGAATGGCGTGAGATTGCTAAGAAGGAATTAGATGACTGGTACAAGCATCATGAGGAACAGTTAACCAAAACCAAAGAAAACAACCG GGAATCTGAGGCAGCATTTGTTGCCGAGAGGGACCAGACTCAGCCGGGAGAAGAATGGGAGAAAATTTGCCGACTCTGCGAGTTCAACCCTAAAAATTCAAAGAATACAAAAGATATTTCAAGAATGCGTTCCATCCTATTGCAGTTGAAGCAGACACCTTTAGTCAGATAA
- the LOC123540633 gene encoding clathrin light chain A-like isoform X2 gives MTSDVSCNIKMADFDQFENPAPQQTEEDPAADFLAREQDELKGLEDDNFGTENAGGADDFDPFGGAGQQTGDSPQPTDDFTGGDFTGGETTQANDAYSAITQVDKQRAEPEKIRIWREENARRIAKKDEEEEKRVTEWREIAKKELDDWYKHHEEQLTKTKENNRESEAAFVAERDQTQPGEEWEKICRLCEFNPKNSKNTKDISRMRSILLQLKQTPLVR, from the exons ATGACAAGTGACGTTTCCTGTAATATCAAGATGGCCGACTTTGATCAATTTGAGAATCCTGCTCCCCAACAAACCGAGGAAGATCCTGCTGCAGACTTCCTAGCCCGTGAACAGGATGAGCTAAAGGGTTTAGAAGATGATAACTTCGGTACAGAAAATGCTGGTG GTGCAGATGACTTTGATCCATTTGGGGGTGCAGGACAACAGACCGGTGACTCTCCACAGCCAACTGATGACTTTACAGGTGGCGACTTTACAGGAGGTGAAACCACACAG gcTAATGATGCTTACTCAGCAATAACCCAGGTAGACAAACAGAGGGCAGAACCAGAGAAGATACGTATATGGCGAGAAGAAAATGCTCGTAGAATTGCAAAGAAAG atgaggAAGAGGAAAAACGTGTTACAGAATGGCGTGAGATTGCTAAGAAGGAATTAGATGACTGGTACAAGCATCATGAGGAACAGTTAACCAAAACCAAAGAAAACAACCG GGAATCTGAGGCAGCATTTGTTGCCGAGAGGGACCAGACTCAGCCGGGAGAAGAATGGGAGAAAATTTGCCGACTCTGCGAGTTCAACCCTAAAAATTCAAAGAATACAAAAGATATTTCAAGAATGCGTTCCATCCTATTGCAGTTGAAGCAGACACCTTTAGTCAGATAA